In Herpetosiphon gulosus, the following are encoded in one genomic region:
- a CDS encoding glycoside hydrolase family 3 N-terminal domain-containing protein, with product MQYEQQIEALLAQMTLTEKIGQMRQLHGTGETQQQLVREGNLGSVLNVIDAEAHEIQRIAVEESRLGIPLLIGRDVIHGFRTIFPIPLGQAASFNPQLVREAARIAAREASASGINWTFAPMIDISRDPRWGRIAESCGEDAYLSSLMGVAMVEGFQGDDLTAPDAIAACAKHYVGYGASENGRDYNTAWIPEVLLRDVYLAPFQAAADAGVATMMSAFHDLNGVPTSGNEFTLRQILKGEWNYDGMVVSDWASVAEMIAHGYAADLRDAALKGVTAGVDMEMASTSYAEYLAELIETGALSLDLIDDAVRRVLRIKFRLGLFDQPYANAAAAESVVAPDHLALARQIAKESCVLLSNQATLPLNPEQTKVAIIGPLANHAADQLGCWVFDGKPEDSQTPLQAIRELLGAERVHFAQGLPEARSLDQSLFGEAVAAAQSADVVIAFLGEDAGLSGEAHSRAFIDLPGAQLALVDALVSTGKPVVAVVMAGRSLVLGELQDKVQAILYAWHPGTMAGPAIADLLFGLDNPSGRLPISFPRTVGQVPIYYSRKNTGRPPSEDAPSIPTGTPLDPSGFTSSYLDVDHRPLFAFGYGLSYTTFGYSNLRVSSPKIGFDQTLSITATITNTGKLAGSEVVQLYIRDVVGCMTRPIKELKGFQRIYLEPGQSQAVTFELSSTDLSFHNNAMQRIVEPGEFNLWVAPSSLGGLQASFELVA from the coding sequence CGCGAAGGCAACTTAGGGTCGGTTCTGAATGTGATTGATGCCGAGGCCCACGAAATTCAGCGCATCGCTGTCGAAGAATCACGCTTGGGAATTCCCCTGTTAATTGGCCGCGATGTGATCCACGGTTTTCGCACAATTTTCCCAATTCCACTTGGTCAGGCTGCTTCGTTTAATCCTCAGCTTGTACGCGAAGCCGCCCGGATTGCCGCCCGCGAAGCCTCAGCCTCAGGTATCAACTGGACGTTCGCCCCGATGATCGATATTTCGCGTGACCCACGTTGGGGCCGGATCGCCGAAAGCTGTGGCGAGGATGCCTATCTTTCGAGCTTGATGGGTGTGGCAATGGTCGAGGGCTTTCAAGGCGACGATTTGACCGCCCCCGATGCAATTGCTGCTTGTGCTAAGCATTATGTGGGCTATGGCGCAAGCGAAAATGGCCGTGATTACAATACCGCTTGGATTCCCGAAGTGCTCTTGCGTGATGTTTATTTAGCGCCATTCCAAGCTGCCGCCGATGCTGGCGTGGCTACCATGATGAGCGCCTTCCACGATTTGAATGGCGTGCCAACCTCGGGCAACGAATTTACGCTGCGCCAAATTTTAAAAGGTGAGTGGAACTACGATGGCATGGTGGTCAGCGATTGGGCTTCAGTTGCCGAAATGATCGCTCATGGCTATGCCGCCGATTTGCGTGATGCGGCCTTGAAAGGCGTAACAGCTGGGGTAGATATGGAAATGGCCAGCACCAGCTATGCCGAATATCTGGCTGAATTGATCGAAACTGGCGCACTCAGCCTCGATTTAATTGATGATGCAGTGCGGCGGGTGTTGCGCATCAAGTTCCGTTTGGGCTTGTTTGATCAACCCTACGCCAACGCTGCGGCGGCTGAATCAGTAGTTGCACCTGATCATTTGGCTTTGGCTCGCCAAATTGCCAAAGAAAGTTGTGTGTTGTTGAGCAATCAAGCAACTTTGCCGCTTAACCCAGAGCAAACGAAGGTTGCAATCATTGGCCCGCTCGCCAACCATGCCGCCGATCAGCTTGGCTGCTGGGTGTTCGATGGCAAGCCCGAAGATAGCCAAACCCCGTTGCAAGCGATTCGCGAATTGCTTGGTGCTGAGCGGGTGCACTTTGCTCAAGGCCTGCCCGAAGCTCGCAGTTTAGATCAAAGTTTGTTTGGCGAGGCGGTGGCGGCGGCTCAGTCTGCTGATGTGGTTATTGCCTTTTTAGGTGAAGATGCTGGCTTGAGTGGCGAAGCCCATAGCCGCGCCTTCATCGATTTACCTGGGGCACAACTGGCGTTGGTCGATGCCTTGGTGTCAACGGGCAAGCCCGTGGTTGCGGTCGTGATGGCTGGGCGCTCGTTGGTGTTGGGCGAATTGCAGGATAAAGTGCAGGCAATATTGTATGCGTGGCATCCTGGAACCATGGCTGGCCCTGCGATCGCCGATTTACTGTTTGGCTTGGATAATCCTTCAGGCCGCTTGCCGATTAGCTTCCCGCGTACTGTTGGCCAAGTGCCAATTTACTACAGCCGCAAAAATACTGGTCGCCCACCAAGCGAAGATGCCCCAAGCATTCCCACGGGCACGCCGCTTGATCCTAGTGGTTTTACCTCAAGCTATCTCGACGTTGATCATCGGCCCTTGTTTGCTTTTGGCTATGGCTTGAGCTACACCACATTTGGCTATAGCAATTTGCGCGTATCTAGCCCAAAAATAGGGTTTGATCAAACGCTCAGCATCACCGCTACGATCACCAACACCGGTAAACTTGCTGGCTCAGAAGTGGTGCAATTGTATATTCGCGATGTGGTTGGCTGTATGACTCGGCCAATCAAAGAACTCAAAGGCTTCCAACGAATTTATTTAGAGCCAGGCCAGAGCCAAGCAGTAACATTTGAACTGAGCAGCACTGATTTGAGCTTCCACAACAACGCCATGCAACGCATCGTCGAGCCAGGTGAATTCAACCTTTGGGTTGCGCCAAGCAGCCTTGGTGGTTTGCAGGCAAGCTTTGAATTAGTGGCATAG
- a CDS encoding TlpA disulfide reductase family protein: protein MRHLRRVMLGMLGLSLLSACGSAANPTTPSSPVVAATATTAATATASVADSGNANQASTIIPATPNAPEPTVVPTVANLAVWQTLPLINARTGESFTLADFHGKTIYVEPMATWCSNCRKQLTIVAETQAQLNNPDVVFIGLSVETDLAASDLAAYADAAGFDWLFAVSTPEMLRELTAVFGRTITNPPATPHFIIRPDGTTTELSTGIDPSDGLIRALQAAGATAP from the coding sequence ATGCGCCATCTACGTAGGGTCATGCTCGGTATGCTTGGTTTGAGTTTGCTGTCGGCCTGTGGGAGTGCAGCCAATCCTACTACCCCATCATCACCAGTGGTTGCGGCTACGGCTACTACCGCCGCGACAGCAACCGCCAGTGTAGCCGACTCAGGCAATGCCAATCAGGCATCAACCATAATTCCAGCAACGCCGAATGCACCGGAACCAACGGTTGTGCCAACAGTCGCGAATCTTGCAGTTTGGCAAACGTTGCCATTAATCAATGCGCGAACTGGTGAATCGTTTACCCTCGCAGATTTTCATGGTAAGACCATCTACGTTGAGCCGATGGCAACATGGTGTAGTAATTGTCGTAAACAGCTTACAATTGTTGCTGAGACTCAAGCCCAACTGAATAATCCCGATGTTGTGTTTATTGGGCTAAGCGTTGAAACCGATCTTGCCGCAAGCGATCTCGCGGCCTATGCTGATGCTGCGGGATTTGATTGGCTTTTTGCGGTGAGTACTCCCGAGATGTTGCGCGAATTAACCGCAGTATTTGGTCGAACCATCACCAATCCTCCGGCAACGCCACATTTTATTATTCGCCCTGATGGAACGACGACTGAACTCAGCACGGGAATCGACCCAAGCGATGGCTTAATCAGGGCACTGCAAGCAGCAGGAGCAACTGCACCATGA
- a CDS encoding cytochrome c biogenesis protein CcdA — translation MSQYFEAFLLGNGAILGNVCMLPLYPGMLAYLAGTQKQARPAWFMAGLGILVLSGILTLMLVVGLIAFLLQQSLSTILPVLLPLLYGTVIILGILMLLDRNPFTRMSQLQIPIMRHPAAGAFIYGLGLGPMTLPCTGPLVISAFLLGVGDPIALIDGILYFVWFGVGFGWPLVVLPLFAQPIQRAFTKWTTRSHSWLNRFSGILLLAIGLFGIVVEVLPNL, via the coding sequence ATGAGCCAGTATTTTGAGGCTTTTCTGTTAGGCAATGGGGCGATTCTCGGCAATGTTTGTATGTTGCCACTCTACCCTGGGATGCTGGCCTATTTGGCAGGAACTCAAAAACAGGCGCGACCTGCTTGGTTTATGGCCGGATTGGGAATCTTGGTGCTGAGTGGCATTTTAACCCTCATGTTGGTGGTTGGCTTGATCGCATTTTTATTGCAACAATCGCTTAGCACGATTTTGCCAGTGCTTTTACCACTGCTCTATGGCACGGTGATAATCCTTGGTATTTTGATGCTGCTTGATCGCAATCCATTTACCCGTATGAGCCAACTCCAAATACCGATTATGCGCCATCCAGCTGCGGGCGCTTTTATCTATGGGCTTGGTTTAGGCCCAATGACCTTGCCCTGTACTGGCCCATTAGTGATCAGTGCCTTTCTCTTGGGTGTTGGCGACCCAATAGCCTTGATTGACGGAATCCTCTACTTTGTATGGTTTGGTGTGGGCTTTGGCTGGCCGTTGGTGGTATTGCCACTATTTGCCCAACCTATTCAACGGGCGTTTACCAAGTGGACAACCCGTTCGCATAGTTGGCTCAATCGCTTCTCTGGAATCTTGCTACTAGCAATTGGGCTATTTGGGATTGTGGTAGAAGTGCTGCCAAATCTGTAG
- a CDS encoding YkgJ family cysteine cluster protein, with the protein MSLALNVLNQSQPSCAGCGGLCCRSFVLPIDTPETREDFDVLRWLVLHRGVKCLVKQSVWELEIALPCEHLQEDSRCGIYMQRPNVCVEYEVATCERHQPPHFEAVIDNEHALRAWVFSRYGMYPDDPDFPYGEQTIRVGLF; encoded by the coding sequence ATGTCGCTTGCCTTGAATGTACTTAATCAGAGCCAGCCAAGTTGTGCTGGTTGTGGTGGTTTATGTTGCCGCTCGTTTGTATTACCAATTGATACCCCCGAAACCCGTGAGGATTTTGATGTGTTGCGCTGGTTGGTGCTGCATCGTGGAGTCAAATGCTTAGTCAAGCAATCGGTCTGGGAATTGGAAATTGCCCTGCCATGCGAACATTTGCAAGAAGATAGCCGCTGTGGGATTTATATGCAGCGCCCGAATGTTTGTGTTGAGTATGAAGTTGCAACCTGTGAGCGCCATCAGCCACCGCATTTCGAAGCAGTGATTGACAACGAACATGCTTTGCGGGCCTGGGTTTTCTCGCGCTACGGCATGTATCCCGATGACCCCGATTTTCCCTATGGCGAGCAAACGATTCGGGTTGGTTTGTTTTAA
- a CDS encoding carboxyl transferase domain-containing protein, with protein MSIIQSTLDIHSPEFHQNVDFHRQLSAELRQQTQQIAQGGSAEARARHERRGKLLVRDRIERLLDPGSAWLEIGTLAAWQVYDDDVPAAGVITGIGRVSGVEVLIVANDATVKGGTYYPLTVKKHLRAQEIALQNHLPCIYLVDSGGAFLPLQAEVFPDREHFGRIFYNQAQMSALGIPQIAVVMGSCTAGGAYVPAMSDEVVIVREQGTIFLGGPPLVKAATGEIVSAEDLGGADVHTRLSGVADHFADNDEHALAITRSIVANLQRRKANPWPLRTPEAPRYDPQELYGIIPADTRKQFDVREIIARIVDGSRLDEFKARYGTTLVTGFSHIYGHPVGILANNGILFSESALKAAHFIELCNKRAIPLLFLQNITGFMVGREYEQRGIAKDGAKMVMAVSNARVPKFTVVIGGSFGAGNYGMCGRAYSPRQLWMWPNSRISVMGGSQAANVLLTVRRDGLQAKGQDMSLAEQQAFMQPILDKYEAEGNPYYSSARLWDDGILDPVDTRMALALGLSAAANAPLADVKYGVFRM; from the coding sequence ATGTCGATCATTCAGAGTACGCTCGATATCCATAGCCCTGAATTTCACCAAAATGTTGATTTTCATCGCCAATTAAGCGCCGAATTGCGCCAACAGACCCAGCAAATTGCCCAAGGTGGTAGCGCCGAAGCGCGTGCCCGTCACGAACGCCGAGGCAAATTACTGGTGCGTGATCGGATCGAGCGTTTGCTTGATCCTGGGAGTGCTTGGCTCGAAATTGGCACATTGGCCGCGTGGCAAGTCTACGACGATGATGTGCCAGCAGCTGGTGTCATTACCGGAATTGGGCGGGTATCGGGAGTTGAAGTGCTGATCGTTGCCAACGATGCCACGGTCAAGGGCGGCACATATTATCCATTAACTGTCAAAAAACATTTGCGTGCCCAAGAAATTGCCTTGCAAAATCATCTCCCTTGTATTTATTTGGTTGATAGCGGTGGGGCATTCTTGCCTTTGCAAGCTGAGGTTTTCCCCGATCGCGAACATTTTGGGCGGATTTTCTACAATCAAGCGCAAATGTCGGCCTTGGGTATTCCACAAATTGCGGTGGTGATGGGTAGTTGTACCGCTGGCGGAGCCTATGTGCCAGCCATGAGCGATGAAGTTGTGATTGTACGCGAACAAGGCACGATCTTTTTGGGTGGCCCGCCCCTGGTCAAAGCAGCAACTGGCGAGATTGTTAGCGCCGAGGATTTAGGCGGCGCTGATGTGCATACCCGCCTATCAGGTGTTGCCGACCATTTTGCTGATAACGATGAGCATGCCTTGGCAATTACACGCTCGATTGTGGCCAATTTGCAGCGGCGCAAAGCTAACCCATGGCCGCTGCGCACGCCCGAAGCGCCACGCTACGATCCCCAAGAATTGTATGGCATTATTCCCGCCGATACTCGTAAACAATTCGATGTACGCGAAATTATCGCCCGTATTGTCGATGGCTCGCGCTTGGATGAATTCAAGGCGCGTTATGGCACAACCTTGGTGACGGGCTTTTCACACATTTATGGTCATCCAGTGGGCATTTTGGCCAACAACGGCATTTTATTCTCCGAGAGTGCCCTCAAGGCGGCGCACTTTATTGAGCTTTGTAACAAACGCGCGATTCCGCTGCTGTTTTTGCAAAATATCACGGGCTTTATGGTGGGCCGCGAATACGAGCAACGTGGGATTGCCAAAGATGGTGCCAAAATGGTGATGGCAGTATCGAATGCTCGTGTGCCAAAATTTACTGTAGTGATCGGCGGCTCGTTTGGTGCTGGCAACTATGGCATGTGTGGCCGAGCCTATAGCCCGCGCCAACTCTGGATGTGGCCCAATAGCCGCATCTCGGTGATGGGTGGTTCGCAAGCAGCCAACGTGTTGCTGACCGTGCGCCGCGATGGCTTGCAAGCCAAAGGCCAAGACATGAGTTTGGCGGAGCAACAAGCCTTTATGCAGCCAATTCTCGATAAATACGAGGCTGAGGGCAACCCCTATTATTCCAGTGCTCGTTTGTGGGATGATGGGATTCTTGATCCGGTTGATACGCGCATGGCCTTGGCGCTGGGTTTATCGGCAGCCGCCAATGCGCCATTAGCTGATGTTAAATATGGTGTGTTTCGGATGTAA
- a CDS encoding RluA family pseudouridine synthase, whose amino-acid sequence MHIEILYRDEQIVVINKPTGVATHAPQGDLALTDVERALRAQLQLEYLAIHQRLDRDTSGVMLFALDPAANANLATAFAEHTIEKTYQALVYGVPSQSQGMIDAALAPAGDGMIQVAPAHDRRAQSAITHYRVLTSSPDQRFSLVELQPKTGRTHQLRVHCEFLGHPIVGDSLYDVARAAPRLMLHASELRFTHPLTQQPLHVQAPAPALFARVAQGLPELQQSNELAALNGLIELAAERRAVLAADPATTIFRVFHGPSDGLTHPWLQHWTVDKLDQVLVASCYDEKVRQVPASLINALVAQWQPQAIYAKYRPRTAAKVDDATMAELAPTRPVWGEPVEQVVVQEAGLSYELRPNDGLSIGLYADMRETRQRVRNLVAKRQLRVLNTFAYTCGFGVAAFADAPEAIVTNLDLSRRSLDWGKINYGLNQLVVEDRQFVFGDVFDWLSRWVRQGRQFDLVILDPPSFARNRGKRWRAEEDYADLVALAVQLLPVDGHLIACCNHVGLSRRQFRGQVERGMQQGRWHGTIEANYPASPLDYPAAYGESHLKIILASGQTND is encoded by the coding sequence ATGCACATAGAAATTCTCTATCGCGACGAGCAAATCGTGGTGATCAATAAACCAACTGGGGTAGCAACCCACGCGCCTCAAGGCGATTTGGCATTAACCGATGTTGAACGCGCCTTGCGTGCCCAATTGCAGCTTGAGTATTTGGCGATTCATCAGCGACTTGATCGCGATACCTCGGGTGTGATGCTGTTTGCGCTTGACCCCGCTGCCAACGCCAATTTAGCCACGGCCTTTGCTGAACATACGATTGAAAAAACCTACCAAGCCTTGGTGTATGGCGTGCCCAGCCAAAGCCAAGGGATGATCGATGCTGCCTTAGCGCCTGCTGGCGATGGCATGATCCAAGTTGCCCCAGCCCATGATCGGCGTGCTCAATCAGCAATTACTCATTATCGCGTCTTGACCAGCAGCCCTGATCAGCGATTTAGCTTGGTGGAATTACAGCCAAAAACTGGCCGAACCCATCAATTACGAGTGCACTGCGAATTTTTGGGCCATCCAATTGTTGGCGATTCGCTGTATGATGTGGCCCGAGCCGCCCCCCGACTTATGCTGCATGCCAGCGAATTACGTTTTACCCACCCGCTTACCCAACAGCCGTTGCATGTTCAAGCGCCAGCCCCAGCTTTGTTCGCACGAGTGGCTCAAGGCTTGCCCGAATTACAACAAAGCAATGAGCTAGCAGCGCTCAATGGCTTAATTGAGTTGGCGGCTGAGCGGCGGGCGGTGCTCGCAGCCGATCCTGCTACAACGATTTTTCGGGTGTTTCATGGCCCAAGCGATGGCCTGACTCATCCATGGCTTCAGCATTGGACGGTCGATAAACTTGATCAGGTATTAGTTGCCTCGTGCTATGACGAAAAAGTGCGTCAAGTGCCAGCCAGCTTAATCAATGCTTTGGTTGCGCAATGGCAGCCGCAAGCAATTTATGCCAAATATCGCCCACGCACCGCTGCCAAAGTTGATGATGCCACAATGGCTGAGCTAGCTCCTACTAGGCCAGTGTGGGGTGAGCCAGTTGAGCAAGTGGTGGTGCAAGAAGCTGGGTTAAGCTATGAATTACGCCCCAACGATGGTTTGAGCATTGGTTTATATGCCGATATGCGCGAAACTCGCCAACGGGTGCGCAATTTGGTTGCCAAGCGTCAACTGCGGGTGCTCAATACCTTTGCCTATACCTGTGGCTTTGGGGTGGCGGCCTTTGCCGATGCACCCGAGGCAATCGTGACCAATCTTGATCTGTCGCGGCGCTCGTTGGATTGGGGCAAAATTAATTATGGCCTGAATCAATTGGTTGTTGAAGATCGCCAGTTTGTGTTTGGCGATGTTTTTGATTGGCTTAGCCGTTGGGTACGCCAAGGTCGCCAATTCGATCTGGTGATTCTTGATCCACCGTCATTTGCTCGCAATCGTGGTAAGCGCTGGCGAGCCGAAGAAGATTATGCCGATTTGGTGGCCTTGGCGGTGCAGTTGTTGCCAGTAGATGGGCATCTGATCGCTTGCTGTAACCATGTTGGGCTTTCGCGGCGGCAATTTCGCGGCCAAGTTGAACGCGGTATGCAGCAAGGACGGTGGCATGGCACGATTGAAGCCAATTATCCGGCCTCACCCTTAGATTACCCCGCTGCCTATGGCGAAAGCCACTTGAAAATTATTTTGGCGAGTGGTCAAACCAACGATTAA
- a CDS encoding bifunctional GNAT family N-acetyltransferase/class I SAM-dependent methyltransferase, with the protein MERQQVQVRLASSADYPAVIAVTYAAYAPQRAKSELYAYVYNETVESLSASQAKHPNWQILVVEEAGQIVAAVRVGTFSPTDTDLHLWRLSVDPAAQGRGYGKLLVQTVEQWASAQGYQSISLGALEVSPENQAMYERWGYRYHERREMTSAPGNFYAILHKPTKRIANQTVATYETIAEDYQQRRGAINPWILESRDRFMHHLVAPAKILEVGCGPGRDALMLHEAGYQVLGLDPTWAMLQLAKHAEVNLIAGDARSLPIATASVQGVWAQASLLHLPHLEFSLALNEIARVLQSQGIFYFSLKVGEGEQMHADGRFFAYHQPELVTKALAGVGLKVLEQWVVEADIPNNPPWVKTIARKEPA; encoded by the coding sequence ATGGAACGTCAACAAGTGCAAGTTCGTTTGGCTAGCAGCGCCGATTATCCGGCGGTGATTGCGGTAACTTATGCGGCCTATGCCCCGCAACGGGCCAAAAGCGAGCTATATGCCTATGTCTATAACGAAACCGTCGAGAGCCTGAGCGCCTCGCAGGCCAAGCATCCCAATTGGCAGATTTTGGTGGTTGAAGAGGCAGGCCAGATTGTAGCAGCAGTGCGCGTTGGCACATTCAGCCCAACCGACACCGACTTGCACCTCTGGCGTTTGAGCGTCGATCCTGCCGCTCAAGGTCGCGGTTATGGCAAGCTTTTGGTGCAAACCGTCGAACAATGGGCCAGTGCTCAAGGCTATCAAAGCATTTCGTTGGGAGCGCTCGAAGTTTCGCCCGAAAATCAGGCGATGTACGAGCGTTGGGGCTATCGCTATCACGAGCGTCGCGAAATGACTAGCGCTCCTGGTAATTTTTACGCCATCCTGCATAAGCCAACTAAGCGTATAGCGAATCAAACTGTGGCGACCTACGAAACAATCGCTGAGGATTATCAGCAACGACGGGGTGCAATTAACCCTTGGATTTTAGAATCACGTGATCGTTTTATGCACCACTTGGTGGCACCCGCTAAAATTCTTGAGGTTGGTTGTGGGCCTGGCCGCGATGCCTTGATGCTGCACGAGGCTGGTTATCAGGTGCTTGGACTAGACCCGACTTGGGCTATGTTGCAACTTGCCAAGCATGCTGAGGTGAATTTGATTGCTGGTGATGCGCGGAGTTTGCCGATTGCCACGGCTAGCGTGCAAGGAGTTTGGGCGCAAGCCTCGCTGTTGCACCTGCCACATTTGGAATTTTCGCTGGCCTTGAATGAAATTGCCCGCGTCTTGCAATCGCAAGGGATTTTTTATTTCAGCCTAAAAGTTGGCGAAGGCGAACAAATGCATGCTGATGGGCGCTTCTTTGCCTATCATCAACCAGAATTGGTGACCAAGGCTTTGGCTGGGGTTGGCTTGAAGGTGCTTGAACAATGGGTGGTTGAGGCTGATATTCCCAATAATCCGCCATGGGTCAAAACGATTGCTCGAAAGGAGCCTGCATGA
- a CDS encoding HAD-IA family hydrolase — protein MSRLQAVLFDVDGVLCMPMFRFAAYLEREHHITFKHTQAFFQGVFLDCIDGKADLREVLPPYLEQWAWSSDLDSFLERWFHEESLVDARVLNAMQMLRERGIKCYLATNQERHRSNYLWHDLGMWRWCDGMLASSSIGARKPMPEYFERVSQQLGLAPASIAFWDDAQANVVAAQSHGWQAQHYRDYHDLAAWLKTNSPQA, from the coding sequence ATGAGCAGGTTGCAAGCAGTCTTGTTTGATGTTGATGGGGTGCTGTGTATGCCGATGTTTCGCTTTGCGGCCTATTTGGAGCGCGAACATCACATCACATTCAAGCATACCCAAGCATTTTTTCAAGGGGTATTTTTGGATTGTATCGATGGCAAGGCCGATCTGCGTGAGGTCTTGCCGCCTTACCTTGAACAATGGGCTTGGTCCAGCGACCTTGATAGCTTCTTGGAGCGTTGGTTCCATGAAGAAAGCTTGGTTGATGCACGGGTGTTGAATGCGATGCAAATGCTGCGCGAACGCGGAATTAAGTGCTATCTTGCGACTAACCAAGAGCGCCATCGCAGCAACTACCTTTGGCATGATTTGGGCATGTGGCGTTGGTGCGATGGCATGTTGGCCTCATCGAGCATTGGTGCACGCAAACCAATGCCCGAATATTTCGAGCGGGTCAGCCAGCAACTTGGCTTAGCACCTGCCAGTATCGCCTTTTGGGATGATGCCCAAGCCAATGTTGTTGCGGCGCAAAGCCATGGCTGGCAAGCCCAGCACTATCGCGATTACCATGACCTAGCGGCTTGGCTCAAAACCAATAGTCCCCAAGCATAA
- a CDS encoding DinB family protein, with protein sequence MSEQRDQWISQIEQLPAQLTELVRPLSPSQLTTPFLANEWSVAQNIHHLADSHMNSYIRCKLIASEENPTLKPYDQDVWAAFGDAQQADVEISLQLLRSLHARWVQFWRELPEDAWQRTGFHPENGPVSLISLVETYANHGLGHLDQIQRTLAAEPQA encoded by the coding sequence ATGAGTGAGCAGCGCGACCAATGGATTAGCCAAATTGAACAATTACCAGCCCAATTAACTGAGCTTGTACGACCACTCAGCCCAAGCCAACTGACCACGCCATTTTTAGCCAACGAATGGAGCGTGGCCCAAAATATTCATCATCTGGCCGATTCGCATATGAATTCGTATATTCGTTGCAAATTGATCGCCAGCGAAGAAAACCCTACACTCAAGCCCTATGATCAAGATGTTTGGGCGGCGTTTGGCGATGCCCAGCAGGCCGATGTCGAAATTTCATTGCAACTGTTGCGTTCATTGCATGCCCGCTGGGTGCAATTTTGGCGCGAATTGCCTGAAGACGCTTGGCAACGCACCGGCTTTCACCCCGAAAATGGCCCAGTCAGCTTAATCAGTTTGGTCGAAACCTATGCCAACCATGGCCTCGGTCATCTCGACCAAATTCAGCGCACCTTGGCGGCTGAGCCACAAGCATGA
- a CDS encoding alpha-L-glutamate ligase, with translation MNPNIRLLSLACERLGLTYEHLHSTENILRIVGPTRNWLFVNWKAPLNDNTMSEICRDKDYFFTLTHNWIKQPQTESYFHPLGPDRFAKYRAFDSLEAIADDVLAKFAMPVMIKRNRGSGGLNVFRCHDREGIIRALTKIFDGASKDFDYIALAQSTIEIAHEYRAVFLDGQLILLYEKNIDQAMFEGNLSPLHWNGGRAVVIDDQTLHTTISNFAASLFEALPLRWTGLDIAQDRNGEWWLIEANASPGFEYIARDAGDDVIVGVYTHVLQTLGVVSPKLVGELA, from the coding sequence ATGAATCCGAATATTCGTTTGCTGTCGCTGGCTTGTGAACGGCTCGGTTTGACGTATGAACATTTACACTCGACGGAAAACATTCTGCGCATCGTTGGTCCTACCCGTAATTGGCTGTTTGTTAATTGGAAAGCACCGCTCAACGACAACACAATGAGCGAAATCTGCCGCGATAAAGATTATTTTTTCACCCTCACCCACAATTGGATTAAACAACCGCAAACTGAATCGTATTTCCATCCGCTTGGGCCGGATCGTTTTGCCAAATATCGCGCCTTCGATAGCCTTGAAGCAATCGCCGATGATGTGCTGGCTAAATTCGCCATGCCGGTGATGATCAAACGCAATCGTGGCTCGGGCGGCTTGAATGTATTTCGCTGCCACGACCGCGAGGGCATTATTCGCGCGTTAACCAAAATTTTCGATGGCGCAAGCAAAGATTTTGATTATATTGCACTGGCTCAGAGCACAATCGAGATTGCCCACGAATATCGCGCGGTCTTTTTGGATGGCCAGTTGATTTTGCTCTACGAAAAAAATATCGACCAGGCCATGTTTGAAGGCAATCTTAGCCCCTTGCACTGGAATGGTGGCCGGGCAGTGGTGATTGACGATCAAACCTTACATACCACGATTAGCAATTTTGCGGCCTCGCTGTTTGAAGCCTTGCCTTTGCGTTGGACAGGCTTAGATATTGCCCAAGATCGCAATGGTGAATGGTGGCTGATTGAGGCCAATGCCTCGCCTGGCTTTGAATATATTGCCCGCGATGCTGGCGATGATGTGATCGTCGGCGTATATACCCATGTGCTCCAAACTTTAGGTGTTGTCAGCCCCAAACTCGTAGGAGAACTGGCATGA